The following proteins are co-located in the Onychomys torridus chromosome 6, mOncTor1.1, whole genome shotgun sequence genome:
- the Nmd3 gene encoding 60S ribosomal export protein NMD3: MEYMTEAVDRSPGHILCCECGVPISPNPANVCVACLRSKVDISQGVPKQVSISFCKQCQRYFQPPASWVQCALESRELLALCLKKIKAPLSKVRLVDAGFVWTEPHSKRLKVKLTVQKEVMNGAILQQVFVVDYVVQSQMCGDCHRVEAKDFWKAVIQVRQKTLHKKTFYYLEQLILKYGMHQNTLRIKEIHDGLDFYYSSKQHAQKMVEFLQGTVPCRYKASQRLISQDIHSNTYNYKSTFSVEIVPICKDNVVCLSPKLAQSLGNMNQICICIRVTSAIHLIDPNTLQVADIDGNTFWSHPFNSLCHPKQLEEFIVMECSIVRDLKRSAGAGVISKKHTLGEVWVQKTSEMNTDKQYFCRTHLGHLLNPGDLVLGFDLANCNLNDEHVNKMNSDRVPDVVLIKKSYDRTKRQRRRNWKLKELSRDREDMDTDDERQYQDFLEDLEEDEAIRKNVNIYRDSTIPVESDTDDEGAPRISLAEMIEDLHISQDATGEEGASMMS, from the exons ATGGAGTACATGACCGAAGCCGTGGATCGCAGCCCGGGACACAT CTTGTGCTGTGAGTGTGGTGTCCCAATTAGTCCAAATCCTGCCAATGTTTGTGTGGCCTGTTTACGAAGTAAAGTTGACATCAGCCAAGGTGTTCCAAAGCAGGTCTCCATTTCTTTCTGCAAACAATGTCAAAG ATATTTTCAGCCACCAGCATCTTGGGTACAGTGTGCTTTAGAATCCAGGGAGCTTCTTGCTTTGtgcttgaaaaaaattaaagcaccTCTGAGTAAG gTTCGCCTTGTCGATGCAGGTTTTGTTTGGACTGAGCCCCATTCCAAGAGACTTAAAGTCAAATTGACAGTTCAGAAAGAG GTGATGAATGGTGCCATCCTTCAGCAGGTGTTTGTGGTGGATTATGTTGTTCAGTCCCAGATGTGTGGAGATTGCCACAGAGTAGAAGCCAAGGACTTCTGGAAGGCTGTGATTCAAGTCAGGCAGAAG ACTCTGCACAAGAAAACTTTCTACTATCTGGAACAGTTGATTCTGAAATATGGAATGCATCAGAATACACTGCGTATCAAAGAGATTCATG atggtcTGGATTTCTACTATTCTTCAAAACAACATGCTCAGAAGATGGTGGAGTTTCTTCAGGGTACGGTTCCTTGTAG ataTAAAGCATCACAAAGATTGATCTCTCAAGATATCCATAGTAACACATATAATTACAAGAGCACTTTTTCTGTGGAAATTGTTCCAATATGCAAG GATAATGTTGTCTGCCTGTCACCAAAACTGGCGCAGAGTCTTGGAAATATGAACCAGATATGTATTTGTATTCGAGTAACTAGTGCCATCCATCTCATAGACCCAAATACTCTACAAG TTGCAGATATTGATGGAAACACTTTCTGGAGTCACCCTTTCAATAGTTTATGCCATCCTAAACAGCTCGAAGAGTTTATCGTGATGGAATGCAGCATAGTCCGAGATCTAAAACGAAGTGCAGGGGCTGGAGTCATATCAAAAAAG CACACTCTTGGGGAGGTCTGGGTCCAGAAGACATCTGAAATGAATACAGATAAACAGTATTTTTGTCGGACTCACCTGGGACATCTTTTAAATCCTGGAGACCTGGTGCTggg ATTTGATTTGGCCAACTGTAATTTAAACGATGAGCATGTCAACAAAATGAACTCAGATAGAGTTCCAGATGTG GTGTTAATAAAGAAGAGCTATGACCGGACGAAACGCCAGCGCCGTAGAAACTGGAAACTGAAAGAGCTTTCGAGAGACCGAGAAGACATGGACACAGATGACGAAAG GCAATATCAAGATTTCCTTGAAGATCTTGAAGAAGATGAGGCAATTAGAAAAAATGTCAACATTTACAGAG ATTCCACCATCCCTGTGGAAAGTGACACAGATGATGAAGGAGCGCCTCGAATTAGTCTGGCTGAGATGATTGAAGACCTTCATATTTCTCAAGACGCCACTGGTGAAGAGGGTGCATCAATGATGTCCTGA